CAGCTAAAATTTCTTTATGATTTGTCAGAGTAGTTATTGCAATTTTTTGGGCCACTGATTCCAGAAGGTTGTGAGGTGACCCTTCCAGAATTTCCTTGGCTATACTGCACCACAAATTATTGACATGTTAATAAGATTACAACTACTAAATTAGCACACTCAACAATAAGAAGAGTGAGACTAGAAGGTTGTGCAATCAAATGACGAAAGCAGAACAAAGACGTTCTAAATTGTTGACCGCTTACTCATATATTTCTGTGTAACTGACTGTATCTGATAAGTGATCAGTTTTTCCAGCAGCTGCAAGATCCATCCAAGCATCTATATCTACCACGAACTTCTGGCCTAGTTTCCTTTCTTCTGGCTTTGCTCCATGGAAGCCATGAAATGACAATCCCCTCAGTACGAGTTTGTCTCCCCATGCCAGTGCATCAGATTCCATTTTAGCTAAAATAATTGGCAAATAGAAATGTAAAGGcataatgattttaaaaataaaataaaatgtaaaataaagtgTCCTTTGTTAAACTATTTCCTACTGATTCATAGTGAACCATGTACGTCAGGGCAGCAGTAAATCAAAGAAACAACAGAACTAAAGTATAAATCATGTACATTGAATTGCTAAAAAGAAAATGCTTTAGCTAATAATCAAGACTGAAACATTGAACCTTGACTTGCTCGGTAGTATCATGTACATACACCATGCACATTCGAGTCCAGAATGTAGTCTGTTAACCACACAAGTATACAGTAAAAACATAAGTTGTCATCGTTTAGCACCTTTGTGCTATTAGGGGAATCACAGGTTCAGTAACAGAAAAGGTcgtttattgaattttatacGACTTAACCCAGTCAAccaaacataaacataaacttaaaaaaatcattcGTAGAGATCCAATCAGACCCACTTTCTTCCAGCCAAACCAAAAACACCAAAAGTATATAGTTTTAATtgtaataactaaaataaaaatccatACAGATAACGTCATTATGGTGAGTAGAATAAAGGGATGCATCTTTGCCGCAGTTTCACTCTATGCTTATTCATCATTTTGTGTTGAGATGAGTTGTGATTTCAGGCTACGAGGTTCAAGTAAATAGACTTTTAACATAGTAATAGCAAAACAATTTATACATTCCACAATGTCTAGTTTTCCGGTTTCAAACTACTTTTTATCCAACTGAACAAATTAGTTAGATTCTCATAAGCACGATAACTTCTTTTGAAGCAACTACACAGCTGAAGATTGAAACTGTCACAAAGATTCCTTTAGCCCTTTATTGTGTTAAAAAAGACTATTATAAACTATCTGACATTTGTATTTAAGCTGAATTAGTAAGAAAACTAACAATTGTGTTAAAAAAGAGCAGGCATTTAACCTGTTCAGGGTTATATCTacgaaaagtataaaaaaaaaatctgatatGCGCATCGTTTATACCAATATAAAGATAAGAGTATGGCATCTCTTACTAACAGAGAGCTCCTAAATTATTGCATAATATGACAACATCAATCACTGATATAAGTTCTACAAAGGACATCAATCACTTCCTAATTTACTCTTCTCCATTATGctataataaacatttataataaactACAGTTCTACGAGTGTGTAATTTTAGTTAGTA
This sequence is a window from Vigna angularis cultivar LongXiaoDou No.4 chromosome 2, ASM1680809v1, whole genome shotgun sequence. Protein-coding genes within it:
- the LOC108327013 gene encoding dihydroneopterin aldolase 2, which produces MESDALAWGDKLVLRGLSFHGFHGAKPEERKLGQKFVVDIDAWMDLAAAGKTDHLSDTVSYTEIYDIAKEILEGSPHNLLESVAQKIAITTLTNHKEILAVRVKVGKPHVAVRGPVEYLGVEIYRRRSDLSG